The genomic DNA GAACTTCGCGTACAGGTCGTTGTGCAGCACGAGCCACGCGTCGTCGCCCTCGGAGAAGAGGCCGCCGTCGATGTGGTGGTAGGCGCCGGGCTCGATGAACTTCGGCCCCCCGATGAACGAGTCGCCGAAGGGCTTGTCCAGGTTGCCCTCGACCAGCCGGTACGGGCCCTCGACGCCGCCCTCGCTCACCAGCATGAACGAGCCGACCTTGCGGGAGTGGTCGCCCATGCACGCGACGAGGTACCAGGTGTCCCGGAAGTAGTGCAGCTCCGGCGCCCAGGCCTGGCCGCGCTTGCCGAACTGCTCGTCGTGCCAGTACTCCTGCCAGGGTGCGACGACCGTGCGGCCGGGCCGGTTCTCCCCGGCGAACTCGGGCGACCACACCTTGCCGCGCTCGGCCCCGGGCCGGATGCCGGTGGTGTCGGCCAGCCGCCACGGCCCCTTGAGGGAGGGGGCCAGCCACACGAAGATGCCGTCGTTCCAGGGGCCGGCGGCCTCGAGTCCCGGCACCCGCGTGGTTCCCGTGGCGACGTACAGCGGGCGGCCGTCGACGACGAAGCAGTTGACGTACGTGTCGCGCATCCAGACCGTGCCGCGCTCCTCGTCACGCGGGCGCAGCTCCAGCGGGAGGACGAACGAGTTGTCCTCGCGCGGCCACAGATCGGCGCGGGTGTCCGCGGCGCCGTACGGCTCGGGATCGGGCCAGTTGCGCGGGTGCCGGCGCTCCGGCCCGGCCTGCGGGGAAGTCGCGGGCGCAGCCGCGGGAGCCGCCTGCGCGGCGCCCGCGGGCAGGGCGAACGCCGCCCCCGCACCGGCGGCGCCGGCCAGCAGGGATCGTCGGGGCAGTCCGTACTCGGCATCGGTCATCAGTCGGGTTCTCCTTCGTCGTCCCCGTCCGGAAACCGGGGCGCGGCACACGAGCCGCATGACGGGGGCATGGCGCACAGCATGCGAACGCCCGCACATTTACGTCAACAGGGCGGACGAATAATCGAGTCCGAGGGGCAAGGGCAGGGCGTGGCCCACCTGGGATTGTGAACACTTCATTGCGTCTTTCTGTCGGAGTGTTGACGGAATAATCGAGCCTCCCTACGTTGACCGGCATGCAGATGCCCAGCGGAGTGCACGCACTGGTCAGGCGGACCCACGAAGAGCGCGTCATGCGTGCGCTGCAGGAGAACGGCGCCATGAGCCGCGGCGAGATCGCCCGGGTCGTGGGCCTGTCCCGCACCACCCTGTCCGAGATCACCGGCAACCTCCTGCAACGAGGTGCCATCGTCGTCGTCGACACCGACGCGTCCCGCCGCGAGGGCAGCGGGCGGCCCGCCGAACGGCTGGCGCTCGACCCGGCGTCGGCGCAGTTCATGGGCGTCGACTTCGGACACCGGCGCGTCCACGTCGTCGTCGCCGACGCCTCGCACGAGATCATGGTCTCCGGGTCCGTCCGGTACGAGGACACCGCGACCTGGGGGACCCGCACGCGACTGGCCCTGGAACTGGTCGACCGGCTGAGCGGCGAGGCCGGGGTCCACTACGGGGCGCTGCAGGGCATCGGCATCGGCGTACCCGGTCCCTACCCGGCCCCGGAGGGGGCGGCCTGGCCGCGCGCCACCGCGGGCACCACCGTGCTGCGCCCGGCACCCGAGGGCGTCGACGTGGCCTTCGCCGAACGCTTCGACGCCCCGGTCATCGTCGACAACAACACCCGGCTGGCCGCCCTCGCCGAGGCGATCAGCGGCGCCGACAGCGTCGCCGACCTGGTGTACGTACGCCTGTCGGACGGCGTCGGCGGCGGTCTCGTCGTCGGCGGCCAGCTGGTGACGGGTTCCTCCGGGCTGGCCGGCGAGCTGGGGCACGTGACCGTCGAACCGGCCGGCCGCCCCTGCCGGTGCGGCAAGCGGGGCTGTCTGGAGACCGTGGCCTCGGTGCCCGGAATCCTCGCCGCCTGCTGGGAGTTCGGCCTGCGCCTGGAGAACCTCGACGACCTCGCCGCCGCCGTGCGCCGCGCCCACCCCGTCGTGGACCGGGTACTGCGGGAGGCCGCGGGGGCACTGGGCCGGGTGGTGGGCGCCGCGACCATGATGCTGAACCCGGCGAAGGTGGTCATCGGCGGCGAGATCACCCGGCTGGCGCCCGTCCTCGTGGAACAGGTCGCCGCCACCCTCGCCGCCGAGATCTTCCCGACCGCGTCGGCCGGACCCGCCGTCGCCGCGGCCCGGCTCTCCGACGACGACGGCGCCATCGGCGCGCTCGCCGCGGTCTTCCACAGCTCACCCCTCCTGGCGAGGTATCCCGAAACCGCCGACGTGAAGGGCCGTTCCGATGCACCCCACTCCGCCACCGAAGGA from Streptomyces sp. CB09001 includes the following:
- a CDS encoding ROK family transcriptional regulator, encoding MQMPSGVHALVRRTHEERVMRALQENGAMSRGEIARVVGLSRTTLSEITGNLLQRGAIVVVDTDASRREGSGRPAERLALDPASAQFMGVDFGHRRVHVVVADASHEIMVSGSVRYEDTATWGTRTRLALELVDRLSGEAGVHYGALQGIGIGVPGPYPAPEGAAWPRATAGTTVLRPAPEGVDVAFAERFDAPVIVDNNTRLAALAEAISGADSVADLVYVRLSDGVGGGLVVGGQLVTGSSGLAGELGHVTVEPAGRPCRCGKRGCLETVASVPGILAACWEFGLRLENLDDLAAAVRRAHPVVDRVLREAAGALGRVVGAATMMLNPAKVVIGGEITRLAPVLVEQVAATLAAEIFPTASAGPAVAAARLSDDDGAIGALAAVFHSSPLLARYPETADVKGRSDAPHSATEGAAHVRP
- a CDS encoding family 43 glycosylhydrolase, whose translation is MTDAEYGLPRRSLLAGAAGAGAAFALPAGAAQAAPAAAPATSPQAGPERRHPRNWPDPEPYGAADTRADLWPREDNSFVLPLELRPRDEERGTVWMRDTYVNCFVVDGRPLYVATGTTRVPGLEAAGPWNDGIFVWLAPSLKGPWRLADTTGIRPGAERGKVWSPEFAGENRPGRTVVAPWQEYWHDEQFGKRGQAWAPELHYFRDTWYLVACMGDHSRKVGSFMLVSEGGVEGPYRLVEGNLDKPFGDSFIGGPKFIEPGAYHHIDGGLFSEGDDAWLVLHNDLYAKFRDDMEDIVTTTDLPRFRQRPYSPEPYLEGAYVFKHRGKYHLVHAAWDRTSVNADGTVRQAYDVPAAGRVQYQYDAIVAVADRFEGPYSERYTAGVGAGHNNFFADHRGGLWATYFQNPAAGYWSGASRVAEAAVPGVVQLEWTGPADGRLYVKRGSGGHGNGH